The following DNA comes from Cherax quadricarinatus isolate ZL_2023a chromosome 83, ASM3850222v1, whole genome shotgun sequence.
aatctccatctctctctctaccatatCTGCACTATTTTCCACCAAACCGTAAAATTGAAGTACGTACTTATAATTTTATCATCACTCGAACACCTTAAACTTTAAAACTGGAAAAAAATTATTCCAGGTAATGTAGAAATGGAGACACTACACAGGGGGTATACTATTTTAAGTAGAATTTAACCATAAGAACAGTAACCATTATATAGATCTATTCCAGATTTGCCATTTCCACTTATTTGTCCTCAATAATTTGTGTTTTTTCAAACCCATATTCCTGGCCACTTATATTATTCTTAATAATGACAATCTGCCATTTTATCTTTGATTCTTAAGAAATTCCTAGAAAAAACAGTGTTTGTGTAAAAATAAACTTCAACAGATAAAAAAATTATAACACTCCTGTATATTAAAACCACAAAAATCACACAAAGCTGCCTTTGTAACTATATTATTTACAAGAAAGATCCCAAAACACTACATGAAAAACTACATTAAACTGCCATTAGCATTCATACAGTGGATGATATGCATACTGTTTATTTACTCTGGTTAAGGCAAGTGGATGAGCAATGTGGATGGATGTTAAATGGCTAGACAGACCTTGGCAGGGGCAAGAGCAAGGGCTTCCCTGTTCTCAACAGGTTGTATCCGCACCCATTATTTTCGAGTTAAACCATCAGCATATACCTTGACTCAATGCTGCTCAATTAATTGTTAGGTAAATGGAtacgtgcaactaatgtgacattttactgtggccacattaaaatgccacattagttgtatgtgtccatttacctaacattctgtAGGTAACTGTACCATCATTATCAATGATTACTGCACATGATAACATATGCATTTTGTTATAATGAATGTTATTtatctgttttttgtttgtaCACAAATATTAGCTCActgaaaccagttagccagaaaCTAATTCATAACCATACAGCTCAATTTTAGAAGGTAGACCTTCAAACACATTACTTGTTATAAATTAGTCACTATTTGGTTTCTAGTTATTACTTTGTGGCAGATTCCTCtttttttcaacacatcggccatctcccaccgaggcagggtgacctaaaaaagaaagacactttcaccattactcgACACTTTCACAGATTTCTTTTTTGTACAAAAAATGTTTGTAGTCATAAATCCTGTTGACAAAAAAGAACTACCCAAATTACTGGTACATAAATTATATACACTATCAGGTGTcagtttttctgtctcatgaacatgcaagatttcaggtacatcttgctactctacttacacttaggtcacactacacatacatgtacaagcgtatatatatacatacccctctgggttttcttctattttctttctagttcttgtttatttcctcttatctccatggggaagtggaacagaattcttcctccattagccatgcgtgttgtaagaggcgactaaaatgccaggagcaaggggctagtaacctcttctcctgtatatattactaaatgtaaaaggagaaaccttcgtttttccttttgggccaccccgcctcagtgggatacggccggtgtgttgaaagaaagatcagGTGTCAGAATATAATTTCATTTTCTATGATAATGTGTTAGATAAGCCACAAAGAAATATTTTCCTAAAAGCACAATAATGATTTAAATATACAATACTTTTACAGTAAAATATAATGTTTTAAAGTAGAGtacatgtatttgtgtgtgtgtggaaaactACTTTTCACAGGGTTCAATGAACTGTTTAGGAAATAGTAACTTTCTGAATTTGACTGGTACTATATTTCATCCTACCTTATTCAAGCTTAGTTTGATCCCTTCTTATTTCATTTCCTATCGAGAATATTTACTTAAATCAGTCTTGGGTCTGACCTGGTACTCCAAGGCATTTGTAACATCAGGAATATACTGATAACAGCTCACATGAGGTAGCTCTGGTTTCTATGGGTGGGCAGACCCTAAATGCATTTTGCCATACCACAGTTAACTCTTCACATATCAAAGGTGAGGTGCCTGCAGAAATCTTGACGAACTGGTGTACGATGAAATACCTTTTACAGATCTATATGCAAGAGGTTGAACTTGGTTAGACTAACAATAAAATGAGCTAAACAGGTGTATGAAAAAAGGTCTAACTTTTCATACAGTTTTGCACAGATTGATGTAGGAAAGGGTCAAACTGGTTGGACTAAATATGTGATAAAAATGCCTCGTATAGATTATGTGGAAAAGATCCAGCCTGGTTAGACTATGTACAGGTGAACTCTATTTATGGTTTTCCCCTCTAAGTTCTGAAGAGTCACTGACCACTGATGCTGCAAGTCCATGATTAAATAGCTCTTCTCATATTTATTTATAGGTACTATATGACTTACTGTCATAAAATTAAGCTATAAGTGTATTATTGGTGTTATAGGTTATAGTGACATTTTGCTCTTCCTTGTAAGCAGTTCACAGAATCCAAACAGAGGTTACTTTACTGAGCTGGGCTGGGGATATCAAGACATACCAGAGAAAACTTTACCTCTCATTAAAGAATAAGGCAGAAAAGAAAAACTAAGCAGGACATTAGCAGAAAGGTCCAAATACTGGTGAAATTGAAGAACAGTATCTCATACCTGGTTTATCAGAGCCCAAACAAACAAGATTagttaaaaaattattttgtgtCAAAAGAACAATGTACTGTACTCACTATCAACATTTATATCAATTTCTCATGAGAAACATCAGTGCAAGTGCAGCTGTAGCAATAGTAAAATAACTACTCTTGATAGTAGAGGATCCATTACAGCCATCAGAGGTACAGTAGCACTCCTCCCAATACACACCAATAGGGTCTACACCCCAATTGCACATGTTGGTCACACCAGTTTCAGTCACTGATGAACACCGACGAATTACAGTACGCCAACGACCATCCCCTGTAAAAATTATAAAGAAATCATGTCACAACACCTCTTTCATAAAATCCTGAGAATATGGGCTTTGTAAAAATGTTATTACATATTTATACACACTTATGTACCACACCTTTGCCCGTAATTTTTTTAACATAGCCGTCTCCCATCAAGAAAGgaaatgctttcaccatcattcattcaatagatATCAAACCATAAGTGCACAAATGCCAGTATTCAAATAACCCTCCaaatctgtaattttttttttataaatagagATTTTTTTATTACGATTTTTTTAAAATAATCACTGCTTTGGGATTCTCATTGTTTATAAACAAACAACATTAGAGAAGAGTATGCACATAATGTAGCAGGTTCAGACAATGTACAGAAAAATTAAACTACTCCTGTTAAACACTAAATTATTGTAACCCCTGGACTTGTGCAGGTGgcaagtaccgtgcctgcactctgaaggaggggtgaacaTATGTTGCAGTTTCTGAATATAGTATTggcatgactctgacaagacagtgatggagcgagtgaTGATGAAACTGTTTCTTCTCTTTTTgggcaccctaccttggtgggaaatggccgacgtgttaaaaaaaaataatgcataTGCAAGATAAATACAGTATCATATATTACACATGagataaatacagcctctcctcattaaacaacagagttccgttccGAAGACTATGTTGGTgaatgaattcatcgctaagtgaggagcacactataacagtacagtggacccctggttaacgatattttttcattccagaagtatgttcaggtgccagtactgaccgaatttgttctcataaggaatattgtgaagtagattagtccatttcagacccccaaacatacacgtacaaacgcacttacataaatacacttacataattggtcgcattgggaggtgatcgttaagcgggggtccactgtagtgggtttgtgtcaaccatctctcatattgttttaatgtcacttttgcaccatttataacatttctggtatatttttaaatgtttatacagtggtgtactgtaataaacagaatagagaaaatcagctctaatatacactaCATATTTAGGTATGCagactggtcagagagcccgtcctaagtccgagtcgttggtaaacgagtacgtcactaagcgaggagaggctgcatTTCATAATTTGCATGTGAGATAAATACAGTACGTATATCGTAATTTGCACATTCGAGATAAATTTGTCGTAATTTGCACACACAAGATGCTGAAGAACTTGCTCCAGATTTCCAAACTAAAATTGTTTATTTTTATTGCTAGTGAGTATGAGAAGCACAGACAAAAATAACCACACTGAAAAGCTGGAATGCAGCAAGTACATTAAGAGAATGCCATAGAGAATAGGTTAAAAACTTTCAACACTCCCTGCAAATATAAGAGAAACTACCACGAGGCCatgtcttcaagatggaacttGTATGAGTCTGAAAAAAATTGATGATAAGCTGGGACGACTTGACTGACCTGGCTGTCAACAGATAATGCTCGTCTGAGCTTGGGTGACAGGGATGACCCACAGAATTATACAGTGAAATAACATACATGACCTACATAAATTTAAGTCATACTGATTCAACCCCTACCCTTTCTTACAGGCCTGTGTGAGTATTCCATCTTTGGCTGATTCTTTTTCATTCACAGTTCATCCCATTAAATAGCCAGCTATATTTTCACATGCAATAATATATTAAACTTACTCTAATACATCAGtttcctaatacagtggacccacaccttacgatattaatccgttcctgaaagctcatcgtaagccaaaattatcgttagccgaattaattttcctcataagaaataatggaaatcaaattaatccgttcctgacaccccaaagtatgaaaaaaaaaattttttaccacatgaaatattaattttaatacacacagacTGAGGAAGACaggcacaattactactctactaagaatagaatacatgacacttacctttattgaagatctggtgatgactgatgggatgggaggaggggtgtGTGTCTGGAAGGTAtggtttagaaggggaatccccttccattaggacttgaggtagcaaatcctcttctggggttacttcccttcttttaatgccactaggaccagcttgagagtcactggacctctgtcgcacaacaaatctgcccatagagctctgtacctctcgttcctttaagactttcctaaaatgggccataacactgtcattgtacaggttgccaacacggcttgcagtagctgtgtcagggtgattttcatccgtaaaggtttgcagttcaacccactttgcacacatttccttaatctcttttttcaattccatactaattctcgccctttttaccacagggatggcactagaagctttcttggggtccatggtgacttttttgcagttacaagcactaaaaacactgggataatgtgaaatgtaccgaatgcatgcgtagatgcgactgcactggctggcttgtaaacactggcactgaggccacatgtgggacgcatcccggacgaatcacgtaaggcgagtatTTTattgtgaggcgaggcaaaatttttgcgttcaaatgcttcgtatggcagatTTAATGTAACGTGATGCattcgtaaggtgggggtccactgtacattcatACTATCCATGACAGTCTAATCACTGTGTCTGTGCATCATACAATATATCAACAAGATTTTTTGGGCACTTATAATCCTAACTACACTATATTATACGGAAGATATGATTAGCAATGAAAAATTCAGTTAAAATCCTGAAAAAAAATCTAGAAGCCTGCAAAATGAAGGTAtttaattacagtggaaccttggtatatgaccagctccctactcgaacaaagctcagcactcaaCCAAACAAATACGACCTGCCAGAACATCTCTGTAGACTATTTCGTATTTCTTTgctttttttggtgtttttttgtattatctgtataaataagtcaccatggggcctacgacGATTAGTGACAACAGCCAatcaaacagaaaattggttgggaagagcttgttcgatactcaaacggagtggcactcgaacagccttctggaatacATTAAGGTCacataccgaggttccactgtatatagaatATAATATGCCAAGCTGCTAAAAAGCTTTACCATGAAAGAAATTATAAACATTCAAAGGAATAAGGATCTATAAGCACACTAAAAATAATGCTATGATAATCTTAAACATAACCCACATCAACACAGAAAATTCAGCTTACAGATGAACATGCGAGGAGACTGCTTGGTAATCTTCACACAAAATGTTCCTGGAGTTACAGATTCCTCTTGGAAGCAGTCAACAGGAATGTGTGAAGCCACATCAAATTTTTCATAGGCGCCACAGAGATCTTTACCATCTGGATCCTCATCAGTAGAGCACTGATAGCATTTTATTCCATGACCTAGAAACAAAGCAACTGAAATTATCCTGAAAGAATACATACAGGAAAGCCCCACTTACATATCacattaggttccaggctgttgtTGTGAAGCAAAaaactgtaaagtgaatcatagcctttttttTGCTTTCAAATGGATAAAAGACTGatatatttacactatcatatagtAAGTGAGCAATAttgctaggcctaaaaaaaaatgcatatacagtacacacggatacttaccttaaaatattatcaTCCTTACTTTATAATAAGTGAACATATTTATtgaaggaagtctgaataaatgaagaatggtaaACAAAACTGAAAACTACTGCATAAGTGAAACAATGCAAAGCAAAGTGCTGTAGAGCAGGGTCTGCCTGCATGCTTGCCTCTGATGCCTTTGGCATCTGATGCCTTtgtgtctgtggttcaatccctggcaagggtggaaacactgggggtgtttccttacacctgttgtcccgttcacctagcaagcaagtaggttcctgggtgttagtcaactagtgtgcatcgcatcctggaggacaagattaacccttaaactgtccaaacatagatctacgctcACGTGCATagtgctccgaatgtagatctacgttgttgtttacatttgaaagcgtgtaaaataaactgtagatctacattcggagtgcTACTCacatgaatgtagatctacgtttggacaatttaagggttaaggaccccaatggaaataaaacaaacagtcccttgatgacacactgcctttcttgggttatcctgggttatcctgggtagctaaccttcCAGGGTCAAAACTCCGAATAAAAGCTTATCTTCCTCTACGAACTTTCTTCTAAGTAGGCAGCCATGTCAGCAACAGTATCCAGGCTTCTAGCTTGTTCTTTTCCATTTCCATGCAATTCGCAGGGAATGGGAAACCCTCAATTTAAAGGTTTAACTAACAGGGGAAAATGGGTGGTCTCTAAACAGTGATTGTAGTGGGCAGATAAGAATTGTTTTACTATGATTGTAACAATATTTAACAATTCTGTAAATAACAGACTTTGTCCATGATTTCCAAATTAAATGATCCAGTGGATTTTCTCCAATTTTGAAGTTTGTCCAACTGAGGTTGGTTAAATGAAGACCCTGATGTAAGTGAAACTTCATAAAATTAAGGATCTCTATGCTTAAAAGTGTCTTTGAATAATCACTTTCTGGCTTATATTACTGGTTACCCAAACTTTTGTACCTTTCGACATCCTTTCTGGGATGCTAACTGTTTTTTCATTTGCATTGTTTGCTCCCTTACTACAATACACAAAACtggttggacaaatatacgagtgagTGGGACCTTCCTAACACGGGCAAATGGGCTTGCCCAGAAGGATTAATAATCCTgagtaacccaagaaagccactgtgtgtgtggcttatttccaacAGTATTTTGGTCAGGTAccgcaggatgcaacccacaagtcAACTAACATCCATGTAGCTATCTATTATGTGAAAATttgtaggtgtaaggtgacttgcatATGTTTCAAACCTGGGCTTGTGGCTCAAGTGTTGGCATCCTCGGCTTACAACTGAAAAACCTGGGATCAATTTCCCAcattgtttccttacacctgtcgcCCCTGCTTATCTACCATTAAGTATGTACCCGGGAGCAAAGTCAACTGGTGAGAGTTGCAACGTGGAGAAGAAACAAAACAACCTAAACAGCtttatgggttatcctgggttactaaccatcAAGGCTAATCCAAATAAAATTTTAATTCCCCCCCATGCAAAAAAAAGTTCAATCTGAGTTCTTTGGATGTGAAGATTTAACGCttctctttgattataataataataaaccgcacataagagagagaagcttacgacgacgtttcggtccgacttggaccgaaacgtcgtcgtaagcttctctcttttatgtgcgggttatttgtgtatcgttccagtcatggtattttgcctttttttgttatgataataataatttggatACGAGATGAATACACTACCAATACGGCGATCGAGAAATGAAGTTACGCATACAAGTCGTCCAATATTTTATCTAGATTAACCCAAAGGGTTTATAACCCAGGCTAACCTGATAAAGCCCGTGCTAATCGGTCCTTTAAtattctcccccaggatgcgaccctcaccagttTACTAACTCCCACGTACTGTACcaagttactgctaggtgaagaggggcagcaagtgtaccatatagtacctggggaatgggagacaacTAAGTTCAACTAAAAGAAGggatcttggatcaagagccctacagCAGCATCAAGGCTCCTCCTTGCAGGGGTCAATACCAGCTGTGGTATTAGTTCATCCTGACACAGttatacataaatacaattatcacaCATAGTTTAAATTACCTaaaataacccaaaaagtcaaagtgacttgtttccactGAAGGCTCAATACTCCGTCTGGTAATCACACAGCTTTCTGATCAGTCAAGTTGTTGGTAATCTATTGAAATGCAAATATAGGCAGAGAATAATTCATTAAAAGGGAATAAGTTTAGGTGTACATTACACAATTTGGATGAAATTAAATCAAGCCTGGCCAGTACTTATTCACTgggcaagcgctaaacccacaggcgTTCCTCTAGCTCCAAGGGAACTGAAAAATAAGGAAGGGCAGCTTTAATTCCTAGGATCAAGATCCCATCACTAGAAATACATGACTTCCATGGTGATTACCAAgaaatcaaaaaaatatataaatacatcaCCAGGTGACGTATTTCTAAATCTTTTGATTTTTTGTTTATTATACCCAAGACCTTGATTATACCTCAAACACCTGTCAAGACTTCACTCATCCTCTTATATCTGTTTCTTCACTATAATTATAACCAGAGAGTCATAAATAAAGTAATTACAAACTTTTCAACCCACAACAAACATCAAGGCCTCTTAACATTTCTCAGTCATTAACTCACATTTACACACTAAAATGTAACTTTCTATAGTGAATATAATGCACAAGTAACTTACTTTCCCACACCATAACTAACAGCAACAGGAGACACAAGAATGATCTTATAATAGTCATTTTTGTCTcaaattttgttgttgttgctggaaggTGTGTCAGGTGGGGGCTGCCAGGCACctctatatttatttatttatttatttttattaatttgaacatgatacagagaagtacaaggaatataatttttaaagtgcagcatgccaaagccccttgtttgctgagcattatgggcagcttaaaattaacttaagattaactaagcactgatatattcagtggtacaaaaattattgtaaaacagataacaatttagtacaaatgagtattattTTGTAATTAAATAAATATATTGACTGAAAATGTCCTATTATAACTATAGTATAAAAAGAAACGAgagaaaaatatttaaaaaatgcaTAACTATTATGCTTTGTGAGTATTTTATAAATTCGTGTATATTTTGAAGCTGgatgtttaaaaaaaaaggggAGTCTAAAGAAAAAGAAAGTTTGTAGCATAAAACTGGAACTTTTATTGTAGGAAAATATGTCTGTATAAGTAAGAAaggaagtaagtttatttaggtacaggtacacataagtgcaattaccgtacataatgtaaattacccggGATATCCCAAAAAAAGTTAAAGTGACTTATTTGCATAACTTACATTTGTTCTATTGTAATGCCTAAAATCTGTTATAGGTATACCTTCAATATCCATAAATATAAGCAAATGATAATTATTGGTTCCTCAAGTTAGGCTTCAGGGGCCCACGAGTTCCCCtatctcctaatatcatgtttattttcccactataatctaccttgtccataattactattccattttctttgtctgtttcgtaaggtaaagtctgggatttttccttaattcatggtataacttaacaaatccttGAGGACAATAGTGTTGCAGAGATCTGAGCAGATCTCTGCAACACTATTGTCTTGTGATGTGAgtataaaacggaaacctgttaTATGTtttacactctggcaggattgctggtgtttttttttcagtctcataACTACGTCAGACAACAGTTAAATCTTGTGGTTACTATTTATATCCAGTATTATCCACATATATACCTTGTGACTTCTGCAGCATACTACCTGACCTGAGGtgttagtttagttagtttaatatgtttattatgcaccccatacccatcctgtgggcggtagtcaaaagattacagaggtacataattggtccagggactgggcctcaaagttttgatggctgagcaagttacagaggtaatgaattcacaatttacaaaggtaatgaactcacaatttacaaaggtaatgaactccaggtaggtctagtcacaatcatgacaagttacaaaggtatttacagattacagaggtacacaatgggtccagggaccgggctccaaagttttgatggctgaactaggtacaaggtaatgaactcacaagttacaaaggtaatgaactcacaagttacaaaggtaatgaatactgtaagaatggttacttacgtttatacatggcagcaatcatgaacaaattttagagtaatgagcaattcacacttccacacccggtcacaactgtagtgagttattggtgcaaatgttgattgctgagtctctctctctcacacacacacacatacaaattcatacacacacacacataaacacacacacacacacacacacacacacacacacacacacacacacacacacacacactcatacacacacacgcacacacactcatacacacacactcacacacacacactcatacacacacacacactcatacacacacacactcatactcacacacacacacggctgaaaatggtataaaataccgagtaagacatgtgcagcagtttggtatctttattgttgaaatgttagGCCTATGCGGTA
Coding sequences within:
- the LOC128702191 gene encoding UPAR/Ly6 domain-containing protein crok; amino-acid sequence: MTIIRSFLCLLLLLVMVWESHGIKCYQCSTDEDPDGKDLCGAYEKFDVASHIPVDCFQEESVTPGTFCVKITKQSPRMFIWDGRWRTVIRRCSSVTETGVTNMCNWGVDPIGVYWEECYCTSDGCNGSSTIKSSYFTIATAALALMFLMRN